A genomic segment from Tessaracoccus defluvii encodes:
- a CDS encoding purine-nucleoside phosphorylase has product MTDDPFALAASAADFLRSHFGTDGVDIALVLGSGWSSGADQLGEPLGEIELGAVPGFSKPVVSGHGGALKLVRTTGGRVAAIFTGRTHFYEGRGADAVVHGVRTAAAWGASTLVLTNGCGGLNPAWAPGTVVLINDHINLTGATPLHGATFIDLSEAYSSRLRDVARAVDPALPEGVYVQFRGPQYETPAEVRMAGILGGDLVGMSTTLETIAAREAGLEVLGLSLVTNAAAGMGDSNLDHAEVLQAGRDAGPRLAALLAGIVGRL; this is encoded by the coding sequence ATGACTGACGATCCCTTCGCCCTCGCCGCCTCCGCCGCCGATTTCCTCCGTTCGCACTTCGGAACCGACGGCGTCGACATCGCCCTCGTGCTGGGTTCCGGCTGGTCCTCGGGCGCCGACCAGCTCGGCGAGCCGCTGGGCGAGATCGAGCTCGGCGCCGTCCCCGGCTTCAGCAAGCCGGTCGTCAGCGGGCACGGCGGCGCGCTGAAGCTGGTGCGCACGACCGGCGGCAGGGTGGCCGCCATCTTCACGGGCCGCACCCACTTCTACGAGGGGCGCGGAGCCGACGCCGTCGTGCACGGCGTCCGCACCGCCGCCGCCTGGGGTGCCTCCACGCTGGTCCTGACGAACGGCTGCGGCGGCCTCAACCCCGCCTGGGCTCCGGGCACGGTCGTCCTCATCAACGACCACATCAACCTCACCGGCGCGACGCCGCTGCACGGGGCCACCTTCATCGACCTGTCGGAGGCGTACTCCTCCCGCCTGCGCGACGTGGCGCGCGCCGTAGACCCGGCACTCCCGGAGGGTGTCTACGTCCAGTTCCGTGGCCCGCAGTACGAGACGCCGGCGGAGGTCCGGATGGCCGGGATCCTCGGCGGCGACCTCGTCGGCATGTCGACGACGCTCGAGACCATCGCCGCCCGCGAGGCGGGCCTGGAGGTGCTGGGCCTGTCGCTGGTGACCAACGCCGCCGCCGGGATGGGCGACTCCAACCTCGACCATGCGGAGGTGCTGCAGGCCGGGCGCGACGCCGGGCCACGGCTGGCCGCCCTGCTCGCCGGCATCGTGGGGAGGCTGTGA
- a CDS encoding adenosine deaminase, whose amino-acid sequence MLTIDDLRPLPKVALHDHLDGGLRPETVLEHCAEVGHQLPASDPETLRRWFYEAADSGSLVRYLETFEHTVAAMQTAEHLRRVAAEFVIDQARDGVVYAEARWAPEQHLRRGLSMADAVEAVRDGLREGMVAATAEGNRIVARQIVTSMRHAEPTLEVAELALAYRDDSVCGFDIAGAEDGFPPARFVEAFGFLKRNNMFFTIHAGEAFGLPSIWEAVQVCGADRLGHGVRIVEDIELSDGAAKLGRLAAYVRDARIPLEVAPSSNLQTGIATTMADHPVDLLKDLGFNVTVNCDNRLMSATTMSREFALLSETFGWDLDDVEWCTVNAMRAAFLHHDQRESLIREVIRPAYAAARAA is encoded by the coding sequence GTGCTGACCATCGACGACCTGAGGCCGCTTCCGAAGGTCGCCCTGCATGACCACCTGGACGGCGGGCTGCGGCCCGAGACGGTGCTCGAGCACTGCGCCGAGGTAGGGCACCAGCTGCCGGCCTCGGATCCGGAGACGCTCCGGCGCTGGTTCTACGAGGCCGCGGACTCGGGCTCGTTGGTGCGCTACCTCGAGACGTTCGAGCACACGGTCGCCGCGATGCAGACCGCGGAGCACCTGCGCCGGGTCGCCGCCGAGTTCGTCATCGACCAGGCCCGGGACGGTGTCGTCTATGCCGAGGCGCGCTGGGCGCCGGAGCAGCATCTGCGTCGCGGGCTGAGCATGGCAGATGCCGTTGAGGCCGTGCGTGACGGTTTGCGTGAGGGCATGGTGGCAGCCACTGCGGAGGGCAACCGGATCGTGGCCCGTCAGATCGTCACCTCCATGCGGCACGCCGAGCCGACGCTCGAGGTGGCCGAGCTGGCACTGGCGTACCGCGACGACTCGGTGTGCGGGTTCGACATCGCGGGCGCCGAGGACGGCTTCCCCCCGGCGCGTTTCGTGGAGGCCTTCGGTTTCCTGAAGCGCAACAACATGTTCTTCACGATCCACGCGGGCGAGGCCTTCGGCCTGCCGTCGATCTGGGAGGCGGTCCAGGTCTGCGGTGCTGACAGGCTCGGCCACGGCGTGCGCATCGTCGAGGACATCGAACTGTCGGACGGCGCCGCGAAGCTCGGGCGGCTGGCCGCCTACGTCCGCGACGCGCGCATCCCGCTGGAGGTGGCGCCGTCGTCGAACCTGCAGACCGGCATCGCCACGACCATGGCCGACCACCCCGTCGATCTGCTGAAGGACCTCGGCTTCAACGTCACGGTCAACTGCGACAACCGGCTCATGAGCGCCACCACGATGAGCCGCGAGTTCGCGCTCCTGTCCGAGACGTTCGGGTGGGACCTCGACGACGTCGAGTGGTGCACCGTCAACGCCATGCGCGCCGCGTTCCTGCACCACGACCAGCGGGAGTCCCTCATCCGTGAGGTCATCCGCCCGGCCTACGCGGCCGCCCGCGCGGCGTGA
- a CDS encoding ABC transporter permease, with the protein MSTHTVDHESQIIVPTVVESPEKRSQRLSIGVLLTLLGAILVALAFTVSKSGLIALSDAFAAVKLPTLDVPGTPTVLVTGLLVLGAGVGYLSGRLSPRMRTVAAIVAGVGLMVGFIVWAAASSDLPFTVTSQLNLTLEYATPLFFGVLAGVLSERAGVVNIAIEGQFLMAAFTASITYSLTQSFVAALFAAAFGGLLMAAILAVFTLRFLVDHVIIGVVINVLAAGLTGFIYQQMVTKNVETFGRVSPMLPFKIPGLEQIPFLGPILFSLRPLTYMAFVAIPLVWFLLYKTKWGLRVRSVGEHPHAADTVGIPVVRTKASAVLLGGIFAGIGGAYFTIGSVGAYQDNEPTAGNGFIALAAVIMGRWHPLLAAAMALFFGFARALAQSTKLMALPIPSDFIEMLPYLATIIAVAGLVGRVRAPAADGDHFVKSH; encoded by the coding sequence ATGAGCACCCACACTGTCGACCACGAGTCCCAGATCATCGTCCCGACGGTGGTCGAGTCGCCGGAGAAGCGCTCCCAGCGCCTCTCCATCGGCGTGCTGCTCACACTGCTCGGCGCCATCCTGGTGGCGCTGGCGTTCACGGTGTCGAAGTCGGGCCTCATCGCGCTGTCCGACGCGTTCGCCGCGGTCAAGCTCCCGACGCTGGACGTGCCTGGCACGCCGACGGTCCTGGTGACCGGACTGCTCGTGCTCGGCGCAGGTGTCGGCTACCTCAGCGGCAGGCTCAGCCCACGGATGCGCACCGTGGCCGCCATCGTGGCCGGCGTCGGGCTCATGGTGGGATTCATCGTGTGGGCCGCCGCAAGCTCCGACCTGCCGTTCACCGTCACCAGCCAGCTCAACCTGACGCTGGAGTACGCGACACCGCTGTTCTTCGGTGTCCTGGCCGGCGTGTTGTCGGAGCGGGCCGGTGTGGTCAACATCGCCATCGAGGGCCAGTTCCTGATGGCGGCCTTCACCGCCTCCATCACCTACAGCCTGACCCAGTCGTTCGTGGCGGCGCTCTTCGCCGCAGCGTTCGGTGGCCTGCTGATGGCCGCGATCCTGGCCGTGTTCACGCTGCGCTTCCTGGTCGACCACGTCATCATCGGCGTCGTCATCAACGTCCTGGCCGCGGGGCTGACCGGGTTCATCTACCAGCAGATGGTCACCAAGAACGTGGAGACGTTCGGCCGGGTGTCGCCGATGCTGCCGTTCAAGATCCCGGGTCTCGAGCAGATCCCGTTCCTCGGCCCCATCCTCTTCTCGCTGCGGCCGCTGACCTACATGGCCTTCGTCGCCATCCCCCTGGTCTGGTTCCTGCTCTACAAGACCAAGTGGGGGCTGCGCGTCCGCTCCGTCGGCGAGCACCCGCACGCGGCGGACACCGTCGGCATCCCCGTGGTGCGCACCAAGGCCTCCGCTGTGCTCCTGGGCGGCATCTTCGCCGGCATCGGCGGCGCCTACTTCACCATCGGGTCCGTCGGCGCCTACCAGGACAACGAGCCGACGGCCGGTAACGGCTTCATCGCGCTCGCCGCAGTCATCATGGGCCGCTGGCATCCGCTGCTCGCCGCCGCGATGGCGCTGTTCTTCGGCTTCGCCCGCGCCCTGGCGCAGTCGACGAAGCTGATGGCGCTGCCGATCCCGAGCGACTTCATCGAGATGCTGCCGTACCTGGCCACTATCATCGCGGTCGCGGGCCTCGTCGGACGCGTGCGGGCGCCAGCCGCTGACGGCGACCACTTCGTGAAGAGCCACTGA
- a CDS encoding ribonuclease H family protein, whose product MIIAAADGSSLSNPGPAGWAWYISDDVWAAGGWERGTNNMGELMAVLDLLRSTAHVDEPMKVLCDSQYVINSLTKWMPGWKRKGWRKGDGKPVLNVELMKELDAELAGRDVTFEWVKGHAGHPMNEAADERARAAATAFQQGRKPDCGPGYPDASRPEARSDFAVGQVEEQPDLFSLTADAAPEPQPVPGTAAPRAKASVVRAVAALSTDRASVRIHDDLLVVNGGAESAALAWADGARIGLRSVDAVGDEACLARVTVDDRPAALLFQRVPGAWALRFVAH is encoded by the coding sequence GTGATCATCGCTGCCGCCGACGGCTCCTCCCTGTCCAATCCCGGTCCCGCTGGCTGGGCCTGGTACATCTCCGACGACGTCTGGGCCGCCGGCGGCTGGGAGCGTGGCACGAACAACATGGGCGAGCTGATGGCCGTCCTCGACCTGTTGCGCTCCACGGCGCACGTAGACGAGCCCATGAAGGTGCTGTGTGACTCGCAGTACGTGATCAACTCACTGACCAAGTGGATGCCCGGGTGGAAGCGGAAGGGCTGGCGCAAGGGCGACGGCAAGCCGGTCCTCAACGTCGAACTCATGAAGGAACTCGACGCCGAACTCGCGGGGCGCGACGTGACGTTCGAATGGGTCAAGGGCCACGCCGGCCACCCGATGAACGAGGCGGCCGACGAGCGCGCCAGGGCGGCCGCCACCGCGTTCCAGCAGGGCAGGAAGCCCGACTGCGGGCCGGGCTATCCCGACGCCTCCCGGCCCGAGGCCCGCTCCGACTTCGCCGTCGGCCAGGTCGAGGAGCAGCCGGACCTGTTCTCCCTGACGGCGGACGCGGCGCCTGAGCCCCAGCCCGTCCCCGGCACCGCCGCCCCGCGTGCCAAGGCCTCCGTGGTCCGCGCGGTCGCGGCCCTGTCGACCGACCGGGCCTCCGTGCGGATCCACGACGACCTGCTCGTGGTGAACGGCGGCGCCGAGTCGGCCGCCCTGGCCTGGGCCGACGGTGCCAGGATCGGTCTGCGCAGCGTCGACGCCGTCGGGGATGAGGCCTGCCTCGCCCGCGTCACCGTCGACGACCGTCCCGCGGCGCTGCTGTTCCAGCGGGTGCCGGGGGCCTGGGCGCTGCGTTTCGTCGCCCACTGA
- a CDS encoding DUF4091 domain-containing protein — protein sequence MQVLLTHSMAKVTPDWQPTAPLEGLTGWEGQTLSFQVAWLAPPTRRETPSSEVRVEVDGAADVATFDVGLVPVHVPCWREHDDAYVATEPGLLPDLLRPTDGPARATHLGWHSIWVDVTLPASELVITVTDRGDEVARLVLPVTTVPAPVEAPDLEVTQWFHADCLATYYGVETWSEEHWEAIGRQMRSAARMGSTMLLTPVWTPPLDTERGANRPRTQLLDIELVDGRYSFGHDRLDRWMELAAAAGLSQVEVPHLFTQWGATAAPQVWVRVDGEERQLFGWHTDALDPEYQNFLGQVVPFLIDYFGGRVGLGNTIFHVSDEPTDEHLASYGASAASVAPLLEGCRVVDALSHPEFADLVQVPVVATDAVGAFRDAGIEPGWVYHCIAQSWGVANRFIAQEGIRTRALGWQLYKAGAVGFLHWGFNFYNAQLSRRPIDPFHDTSAGGGFIGGDPFVVYPGPGYEPLESQRHRLFAEAMGDLAAAQRAEKLIGRDAVLGIVDPEGNLDYAAGWVTAEEWLRRRDALDRAAAAALG from the coding sequence GTGCAGGTCCTACTCACCCACTCCATGGCGAAGGTGACGCCTGACTGGCAGCCGACCGCCCCCCTCGAAGGCCTCACCGGCTGGGAGGGCCAGACGCTCTCGTTCCAGGTGGCCTGGCTCGCGCCGCCTACCCGGCGCGAGACGCCGTCGTCCGAGGTCCGTGTCGAGGTCGACGGCGCAGCGGACGTCGCCACCTTCGACGTCGGCCTCGTCCCCGTCCACGTGCCCTGCTGGCGGGAACACGACGACGCCTACGTCGCCACCGAGCCGGGGCTGCTGCCCGACCTCCTGCGTCCCACCGACGGGCCCGCCCGCGCGACCCACCTCGGCTGGCACAGCATCTGGGTCGACGTCACGCTGCCCGCCTCCGAACTGGTGATCACGGTCACCGACCGGGGCGACGAGGTCGCACGCCTCGTGCTGCCTGTGACGACGGTCCCCGCCCCCGTCGAGGCGCCCGACCTGGAGGTGACGCAGTGGTTCCACGCCGACTGCCTGGCCACCTACTACGGCGTCGAGACGTGGAGCGAGGAGCACTGGGAGGCCATCGGTAGGCAGATGCGGTCGGCGGCCCGGATGGGCTCCACCATGCTGCTGACACCCGTGTGGACGCCGCCGCTCGACACCGAGCGCGGCGCGAACCGGCCCCGCACCCAGCTCCTCGACATCGAACTCGTCGACGGACGTTACAGCTTCGGGCATGACCGCCTCGACCGCTGGATGGAACTGGCGGCGGCCGCCGGCCTCAGCCAGGTGGAGGTGCCCCACCTGTTCACGCAGTGGGGAGCCACGGCGGCGCCGCAGGTCTGGGTACGGGTCGACGGCGAGGAACGGCAGCTGTTCGGCTGGCACACCGACGCTCTCGACCCCGAGTACCAGAACTTCCTCGGCCAGGTCGTCCCCTTCCTCATCGACTACTTCGGCGGCCGCGTGGGCCTCGGGAACACCATCTTCCACGTCTCCGACGAGCCGACCGACGAGCACCTGGCCAGCTACGGGGCCTCCGCTGCCTCCGTGGCCCCGCTCCTGGAGGGATGCCGGGTGGTGGATGCCCTGTCCCATCCCGAGTTCGCGGACCTCGTGCAGGTCCCCGTGGTGGCCACCGACGCCGTCGGCGCCTTCCGGGACGCGGGCATCGAACCCGGCTGGGTCTACCACTGCATCGCGCAGAGCTGGGGCGTCGCCAACCGGTTCATCGCCCAGGAGGGAATCCGCACACGGGCCCTCGGCTGGCAGCTGTACAAGGCTGGCGCCGTCGGATTCCTGCACTGGGGATTCAACTTCTACAACGCCCAGCTGTCGCGACGGCCCATCGACCCGTTCCACGACACGAGCGCGGGGGGCGGATTCATCGGTGGCGATCCCTTCGTCGTCTACCCGGGGCCGGGCTACGAGCCCCTCGAGTCACAGCGGCACCGCCTCTTCGCGGAGGCGATGGGAGACCTGGCTGCCGCACAGCGGGCGGAGAAGCTGATCGGCCGGGACGCGGTGCTCGGCATCGTCGACCCCGAGGGGAACCTCGACTACGCGGCCGGGTGGGTCACCGCGGAGGAGTGGCTGCGGCGCCGCGACGCCCTCGACCGGGCTGCGGCGGCGGCCCTCGGCTGA
- a CDS encoding ATP-binding cassette domain-containing protein, producing the protein MTLDEHDFIRVRGARVNNLRDIDVDIPKRRLSVFTGLSGSGKSSLVFGTIAAESQRLINETYPAFVQSFMASPARPDVDTLENLSAAIVVDQERMGANSRSTVGTATDVNNLMRLVWSRLGTPEVGASFFFSFNTPQGMCPTCEGNGRVSAVDESLVVDRNLSLADGAILAPGFGVGTWYWKGYAENPLLDAAVPLKDLSDEQWQFLMYQEPTKVKALGMNMTYEGLIPRVRRMFLNPEKTPGQKHTREYAERIGTFAACPDCGGTRLNEAARSATVDGVTLPEALSWQISDLRPWVETLRDTPDGARARPVLTALDDLLGSLVEVGLGYLSLDRESGTLSGGEAQRVKMVRHLGSALSDVTYVFDEPTVGLHPHDIDRMTDLLLRLRDKGNTVLVVEHKPQVIERADHIVDIGPSAGTGGGLITYEGDVAGLRTSDTVTGHHLDTRAKLRSDLRTPTAALEIRGATTHNLRGVDVDVPLGVLTVITGVAGSGKSSLIHGSVADGTMGRAGDVRVVDQSAIRGSIRSNPATYTGLLDPIRTAFAKANGVKPALFSANSEGACPNCKGLGVVYTDLGMMAGIANTCEVCEGRRFTDEVLAYRLHGLTIAEVLALPIADAAAVFTGGVPAKILGRLTAVGLGYLRLGQPLSTLSGGERQRMKLAIRMGEDAGIYVLDEPTTGLHMADIEAMLAMLHRLVDEGNSVIVIEHSLAVMTQADRIIDLGPGAGHDGGLVVYEGTPAGLAASGTLTGRHLAAYLAR; encoded by the coding sequence ATGACTCTTGACGAGCACGACTTCATCCGCGTGCGGGGCGCCCGCGTCAACAACCTCCGTGACATCGACGTCGACATCCCCAAACGGCGCCTGTCAGTGTTCACGGGCCTCTCCGGCTCCGGCAAGTCCTCCCTGGTCTTCGGCACCATCGCCGCCGAGTCCCAGCGCCTCATCAACGAGACCTACCCGGCGTTCGTCCAGTCGTTCATGGCCTCCCCCGCCCGCCCCGACGTCGACACACTCGAGAACCTGTCGGCCGCCATCGTCGTCGACCAGGAGCGCATGGGCGCCAACTCGCGCAGCACTGTCGGCACCGCCACCGACGTCAACAACCTGATGCGGCTGGTGTGGTCGCGGCTCGGGACCCCTGAGGTCGGAGCGAGCTTCTTCTTCTCCTTCAACACGCCGCAGGGTATGTGCCCCACCTGCGAGGGCAACGGCCGGGTCTCCGCGGTCGACGAGTCGCTGGTCGTCGACCGGAACCTGTCTCTCGCCGACGGCGCCATCCTCGCCCCGGGCTTCGGCGTGGGCACCTGGTACTGGAAGGGGTACGCGGAGAACCCGCTGCTCGACGCGGCCGTCCCGCTCAAGGACCTGAGCGACGAGCAGTGGCAGTTCCTGATGTACCAGGAGCCGACCAAGGTCAAGGCTCTCGGCATGAACATGACCTACGAGGGCCTCATCCCGCGGGTGCGCCGCATGTTCCTGAATCCGGAGAAGACCCCCGGCCAGAAGCACACCCGCGAATACGCGGAGCGCATCGGCACCTTCGCCGCCTGTCCCGACTGCGGAGGCACCCGGCTCAACGAGGCGGCCCGCAGCGCCACCGTCGACGGCGTCACCCTGCCGGAGGCGCTGTCGTGGCAGATCTCCGACCTGCGGCCCTGGGTCGAGACCCTCCGCGACACCCCGGACGGCGCCAGGGCCCGCCCGGTGCTGACGGCGCTCGACGACCTGCTCGGTTCCCTGGTGGAGGTGGGGCTCGGCTACCTGTCGCTCGACCGGGAGTCCGGCACGCTGTCGGGCGGCGAGGCGCAGCGGGTCAAGATGGTGCGCCACCTCGGTTCGGCGCTGAGCGACGTCACCTACGTGTTCGACGAGCCGACCGTCGGGCTCCACCCGCACGACATCGACAGGATGACCGACCTCCTGCTCCGGCTCCGTGACAAGGGCAATACGGTCCTGGTGGTCGAGCACAAGCCGCAGGTGATCGAGCGCGCCGACCACATCGTCGACATCGGCCCTAGCGCCGGCACCGGCGGCGGGCTGATCACCTATGAGGGCGACGTCGCAGGGCTGCGCACCTCCGACACCGTCACCGGGCACCACCTCGACACACGCGCGAAGCTCCGGTCCGACCTGCGCACCCCCACGGCCGCGCTCGAGATCCGGGGCGCCACCACCCACAACCTGCGCGGCGTCGACGTCGACGTGCCGCTCGGCGTCCTCACGGTCATCACCGGGGTCGCCGGCTCCGGCAAGTCGAGCCTGATCCACGGCTCCGTCGCCGACGGCACGATGGGCCGCGCCGGCGACGTGCGCGTCGTCGACCAGTCCGCCATCCGCGGCTCCATCCGCTCCAACCCGGCCACCTACACGGGCCTGCTCGACCCGATCCGCACCGCCTTCGCCAAGGCCAACGGGGTCAAGCCCGCCCTGTTCTCTGCGAACTCGGAGGGAGCCTGCCCCAACTGCAAGGGGCTCGGCGTCGTCTACACCGACCTTGGCATGATGGCCGGCATCGCCAACACCTGCGAGGTGTGCGAGGGGCGCAGGTTCACCGACGAGGTGCTGGCCTACCGGCTGCACGGCCTCACCATCGCCGAGGTGCTCGCCCTACCCATCGCCGACGCGGCGGCGGTCTTCACGGGCGGCGTGCCAGCGAAGATCCTCGGCAGACTGACGGCGGTCGGACTCGGGTATCTGCGCCTCGGGCAGCCGCTGTCGACCCTGTCGGGCGGCGAGCGGCAGCGGATGAAGCTCGCGATCCGGATGGGTGAGGACGCCGGGATCTACGTGCTCGACGAGCCGACCACGGGTCTCCACATGGCCGACATCGAGGCGATGCTTGCGATGCTGCACCGCCTGGTCGACGAGGGGAACTCGGTGATCGTCATCGAACACTCACTCGCGGTCATGACACAGGCGGACAGGATCATCGACCTCGGCCCGGGTGCCGGCCACGACGGCGGACTCGTCGTGTACGAGGGCACCCCGGCGGGACTCGCCGCCAGCGGGACGCTGACGGGCCGGCACCTGGCCGCCTACCTGGCCAGGTAG
- a CDS encoding YchJ family protein produces the protein MTTNCLCDTGKPYDNCCGRWHAGRPAPTAVALMRSRYTAFALENADYLLATWHPEMRPDIVDIDPELTWTGLRIIATTDGKAWTPRAPSRSPPPTPRPRARESYVRSAASSSRTAAGTTTTGPTEAPCRSYSPTPWRR, from the coding sequence ATGACGACGAACTGCCTCTGTGACACCGGCAAGCCCTACGACAACTGCTGCGGCCGCTGGCACGCCGGGCGGCCCGCGCCGACGGCGGTCGCGCTGATGCGCTCCCGGTACACCGCGTTCGCGCTGGAGAACGCCGACTACCTGCTCGCCACCTGGCACCCGGAGATGCGTCCCGACATCGTCGACATCGACCCCGAGCTGACCTGGACCGGGCTGCGGATCATCGCCACCACCGACGGCAAGGCCTGGACACCGAGGGCACCGTCACGTTCGCCGCCTCCTACACCTCGCCCGAGGGCGCGGGAGAGCTACGTGAGGTCAGCCGCTTCTTCTTCGAGGACGGCCGCTGGTACTACTACGACGGGACCTACTGAGGCACCGTGCAGGTCCTACTCACCCACTCCATGGCGAAGGTGA
- a CDS encoding NAD(P)H-quinone dehydrogenase, producing the protein MTKVVIIGGGPGGYEAALVAAQLGGDVTLIERDGLGGAAVLSDCVPSKTLIATAEVMVRIEAARQLGLHIGAREVTDVVRVDLAEVNDRVLALAKAQSDDIAQRLRLEGVRLVNGSGRLESAHRVIAATEEGEVAFDADIILLATGTTPRELPDAPCDGERILNWKQVYNLTELPERLIVVGSGVTGAEFASAYDGLGCDVVLVSSRRQVLPGEDQDAAAVLQRAFSERGMHIMSECRAVAARREGDGVVVTLEDGQEVTGSHVLMAVGAIPNSAGLGLEEVGVGLTPSGHISVDKVSRTSIRNIYAAGDVTGVFALASVAAMQGRVAMWHSLGDAVTPLDLRKVSSNVFTTPEVATVGITQQDVDTSDVRVASVLLSLAPNARSKMQGFTDGFVKLFCLPTTGIIIGGVVVAPRASELIHAVSVAVSQRVTVDDFSHAFTVYPSMSGSLAEAARRLHNRHGSLLTN; encoded by the coding sequence GTGACCAAGGTTGTGATCATCGGTGGCGGACCCGGCGGATACGAGGCGGCGCTGGTGGCTGCGCAGCTGGGCGGTGATGTCACCCTGATCGAACGCGACGGGCTCGGCGGTGCCGCCGTCCTGAGCGACTGCGTCCCGTCGAAGACCCTGATCGCCACGGCCGAGGTGATGGTGCGCATCGAGGCCGCCCGCCAGCTGGGGCTGCACATCGGCGCAAGGGAAGTGACCGACGTGGTGCGCGTCGACCTCGCCGAGGTCAACGACCGCGTGCTCGCCCTCGCCAAGGCGCAATCCGACGACATCGCGCAGCGGCTGCGCCTCGAGGGGGTCCGGCTGGTCAACGGCAGCGGCAGGCTCGAGAGCGCCCACCGGGTGATCGCGGCCACCGAGGAGGGCGAGGTCGCCTTCGACGCCGACATCATCCTGCTCGCGACGGGAACCACCCCGCGCGAACTTCCCGACGCCCCGTGCGACGGCGAACGGATCCTGAACTGGAAGCAGGTCTACAACCTCACGGAGCTGCCGGAACGGCTCATCGTGGTCGGCTCCGGCGTGACCGGGGCAGAGTTCGCGTCCGCCTATGACGGCCTCGGGTGCGACGTCGTCCTCGTCAGCTCACGCAGGCAGGTGCTGCCCGGCGAGGATCAGGACGCCGCGGCCGTGCTGCAGCGGGCCTTCTCCGAGCGTGGCATGCACATCATGAGCGAGTGCCGCGCAGTGGCCGCCCGTCGCGAGGGCGACGGCGTCGTCGTCACCCTGGAGGACGGCCAGGAAGTGACCGGCTCGCACGTCCTGATGGCCGTCGGAGCCATCCCGAACTCGGCGGGCCTCGGGCTGGAGGAGGTCGGGGTCGGGTTGACACCGTCCGGCCACATCAGCGTCGACAAGGTGTCGCGCACGAGCATCCGCAACATCTACGCCGCCGGCGACGTGACGGGAGTGTTCGCGCTGGCCTCGGTCGCCGCGATGCAGGGCCGGGTGGCAATGTGGCACTCGCTGGGCGACGCCGTCACTCCGCTCGACCTGCGCAAGGTGTCCTCGAACGTGTTCACCACCCCGGAGGTGGCGACGGTGGGGATCACCCAGCAGGACGTCGACACCAGCGATGTGCGCGTCGCGTCCGTGCTGCTGTCGCTCGCGCCGAATGCGCGGTCCAAGATGCAGGGCTTCACCGACGGCTTCGTGAAGCTGTTCTGCCTGCCGACCACCGGCATCATCATCGGCGGGGTGGTCGTCGCGCCGCGCGCCTCTGAGCTGATCCACGCCGTGTCGGTGGCCGTGTCACAGCGCGTGACCGTCGACGACTTCAGCCACGCGTTCACCGTCTATCCGTCGATGTCCGGTTCGCTGGCCGAGGCGGCGCGCCGCCTCCACAACCGCCACGGATCGCTGCTGACGAACTGA
- a CDS encoding uridine kinase family protein, with product MNRSLLLIAGPSGSGKSRLTRLAAEAASALPFRLDDFYYDASRPGMPMTPMGIPDWDRVETWDLDLALASIGALLTDGACEVPTYDISLSRRTGSRRIEMGDATMIVAEGIFAIDALRPALAAGIDTEGLWLDRFRAANFSRRLTRDLRERRKTPTVLLRRGAALYRGEPALRREALAQGFRPVSMKAALRRLTD from the coding sequence ATGAATCGGAGCCTGCTGTTGATCGCCGGCCCCTCCGGGAGTGGCAAGTCGAGGCTGACACGGCTGGCCGCGGAGGCCGCCTCGGCGTTGCCTTTCCGGCTGGACGACTTCTACTACGACGCCAGCCGTCCCGGCATGCCTATGACCCCCATGGGGATCCCCGACTGGGACCGGGTGGAGACGTGGGACCTCGACCTGGCTCTGGCCTCGATCGGGGCGCTGCTCACCGATGGCGCGTGCGAGGTCCCCACCTACGACATCTCCCTGTCCCGGCGCACCGGGAGCAGGCGCATCGAGATGGGCGACGCCACGATGATCGTCGCCGAGGGGATCTTCGCCATCGACGCCCTGCGCCCCGCGCTGGCCGCTGGCATCGACACCGAGGGGCTGTGGCTGGACCGGTTCCGGGCCGCGAACTTCTCCCGCCGTCTCACCCGCGACCTGCGGGAGCGTCGCAAGACGCCCACCGTCCTCCTGCGTCGCGGCGCGGCGCTGTACCGCGGCGAGCCCGCCCTGCGGCGGGAAGCCCTGGCGCAGGGCTTCCGGCCGGTGTCGATGAAGGCGGCGCTGCGGCGGCTGACCGACTGA